The Lycium barbarum isolate Lr01 chromosome 10, ASM1917538v2, whole genome shotgun sequence genome includes a region encoding these proteins:
- the LOC132615309 gene encoding auxin-responsive protein SAUR68-like, whose product MERKTMPSTKKLIKLARRWQKLAAMQRKRISFPRNGSDAENCSTSSSSIAGKGHFVVYIIDQKRFVIPLAYLENEVIRQLLSMSEEEFGLSSGGLITLPCDSSFMDYIMSLIKKDVAAEDLHNALLLSIPLSCCVTSFHQERRNQNLLVY is encoded by the coding sequence atggaaagaaagacAATGCCCAGCACTAAGAAGCTCATCAAGTTGGCAAGGAGGTGGCAAAAGTTAGCAGCCATGCAGCGGAAGAGGATTTCATTTCCAAGAAATGGTAGCGATGCAGAGAATTGTAGTACATCGTCATCCTCTATCGCTGGAAAAGGCCATTTTGTAGTCTACATAATTGATCAAAAACGCTTTGTCATTCCTTTGGCTTATCTTGAAAATGAGGTCATTAGGCAGCTTTTAAGCATGTCTGAAGAAGAGTTTGGGCTATCAAGTGGTGGCCTTATTACATTACCGTGTGATTCAAGCTTCATGGACTATATCATGTCACTAATCAAGAAAGATGTAGCAGCAGAAGATCTTCACAACGCGTTGCTCCTCTCAATTCCTTTATCTTGTTGTGTAACTTCTTTTCACCAAGAACGTCGAAACCAGAACCTTCTTGTTTATTGA